In one Ornithinimicrobium pratense genomic region, the following are encoded:
- a CDS encoding winged helix family transcriptional regulator: MGARTYEAQRPRDTLLELTRTATEPSLPHSSGLPTGSRSPAPSLVVIIATSRAEQQRLLAALPEDVAVLVTTTAEQAEELLQTLPASPCPEPGLTVRTAERTVCWGGERSVRLTPLEFALLQTLSLDQARVWSFAELSRRVWATGLVGDGAQVRAVVKRLRRKLAEAQAPVLVETVRGAGFRLVAQPQPPNGA; encoded by the coding sequence ATGGGGGCTAGGACCTACGAAGCACAGCGGCCCCGCGACACCCTGCTCGAGCTCACCCGCACCGCAACCGAGCCCTCGCTGCCGCACTCTTCGGGGCTGCCCACCGGATCCCGCTCTCCCGCACCCAGCCTGGTGGTCATCATCGCCACCAGCAGGGCCGAGCAGCAGCGGCTGTTGGCGGCGCTGCCCGAGGACGTGGCTGTCCTGGTCACGACCACCGCCGAGCAGGCGGAGGAGCTGCTGCAGACTCTGCCCGCCTCCCCCTGTCCGGAGCCAGGGCTGACGGTCAGGACGGCCGAGCGCACGGTGTGCTGGGGTGGTGAGCGCAGCGTCCGGCTCACGCCCCTGGAGTTCGCCCTGCTGCAGACCTTGAGCCTGGACCAGGCTCGGGTGTGGTCCTTCGCCGAGCTATCCCGTCGGGTCTGGGCCACCGGCCTCGTGGGGGACGGCGCCCAGGTGCGGGCGGTCGTGAAGCGGCTGCGCCGCAAGCTCGCCGAGGCCCAGGCGCCGGTGCTGGTGGAGACGGTCCGGGGTGCCGGCTTCCGCCTCGTGGCCCAGCCCCAGCCTCCGAACGGCGCCTGA
- a CDS encoding trans-sulfuration enzyme family protein codes for MNAEHLSVETRSVHAGRADLTALGVHVPPIDLSSTYPLPGIEDGGAAYDQMAGGGIPGDGQTPVYQRLWSPGVARFEEALADLEGGEAGIGFGSGMAALSAVLLACVAAGTPHVVAVRPLYGGSDHILATGLLATRVTWTTVAGIGDALEPDTGLVLVETPANPTLDLADLRAVTAAAGQVPVMVDNTFATPVLQRPLEHGATLVLHSVTKFLAGHGDVLAGAVVTSSEWAQRIRPIRAITGAVLHPLSAYLAHRGLQTLVVRVRAQQDTAQIVARWLAEHAAVQHVHYPGLDGADPAGLVGTQMSGPGAVLAFDVGSYGKAASVAEGTRLITHAVSLGGVDTLIQHPAALTHRPVADGFKPGQGVLRLSVGLESPQDLITDLDRALSQL; via the coding sequence ATGAATGCCGAACATCTCAGCGTTGAGACCCGGTCTGTTCACGCAGGACGTGCTGACCTGACCGCCTTGGGCGTGCACGTCCCGCCGATCGACCTGTCCAGCACCTATCCGTTACCCGGGATCGAGGACGGGGGCGCGGCCTACGACCAGATGGCGGGCGGTGGCATACCCGGCGACGGGCAGACGCCCGTCTACCAGCGGTTGTGGAGCCCCGGCGTGGCCCGCTTCGAGGAGGCCCTTGCCGATCTTGAGGGTGGGGAGGCCGGGATCGGTTTCGGCTCCGGTATGGCGGCGCTCAGCGCGGTACTGCTTGCCTGCGTGGCGGCCGGCACCCCGCACGTGGTCGCCGTGCGCCCCCTTTACGGGGGTTCTGACCACATCCTGGCCACCGGCCTGCTGGCCACCCGGGTGACCTGGACCACCGTGGCCGGCATCGGCGACGCCCTGGAGCCGGACACCGGACTGGTGCTCGTGGAGACCCCTGCCAACCCGACTCTGGACCTGGCCGACCTGCGGGCGGTCACCGCCGCTGCGGGGCAGGTGCCGGTGATGGTGGACAACACCTTCGCCACTCCGGTCCTGCAGCGGCCGCTGGAACACGGAGCCACTCTGGTCCTGCACTCGGTGACCAAGTTCCTCGCCGGCCACGGCGACGTCCTGGCCGGCGCCGTCGTGACCTCCTCGGAGTGGGCACAGCGGATCCGCCCGATCCGCGCCATCACCGGGGCCGTGCTGCACCCGTTGTCTGCCTACCTGGCCCACCGTGGCCTGCAGACGCTGGTTGTCCGCGTCCGCGCCCAGCAGGACACTGCGCAGATCGTGGCCCGCTGGCTAGCCGAGCACGCCGCGGTCCAGCACGTGCACTACCCCGGGCTCGACGGTGCCGACCCGGCCGGCCTGGTCGGCACGCAGATGTCCGGCCCCGGCGCAGTCCTGGCCTTCGACGTCGGCAGCTACGGCAAGGCCGCCTCGGTTGCGGAGGGCACCCGGTTGATCACCCACGCCGTCTCTCTGGGCGGCGTCGACACCCTGATCCAGCATCCCGCCGCCCTGACCCACCGGCCGGTCGCTGACGGCTTCAAGCCGGGTCAGGGGGTGCTGCGCCTCTCGGTCGGTCTGGAGTCACCGCAGGACCTCATCACCGACCTGGACCGAGCGCTGTCCCAACTCTGA